In Streptomyces venezuelae, the sequence GCGCGTGGCGGGACGGGCGGCAGCATCGGTTCGATGAGCCCCGGGCAGATCGCCGTGGGCAGCGCGCTCGCCGCGGGAGCGCTGGGCGCCGGAGTGTGGGTGATGCGCCGCCGCGCGGCGGCCTCGTAATCCTCGCCGGGGTCAGGCCGGTGCGGCCTGCCCCCGTACGTGCACCCCGTCGAGCAGGGCTGCGGTGGCCTCGGCGACGGCGTCCACCGCCGCTTCGAACACCTCTCGGTTGTGAGCGGCGGGCGCCCGGAACCCGGACACCTTCCGTACGTACTGCAGGGCGGCGGCGCGGATCTCCTCCTCGGTCGCCTTCTCGGGGATCGCGGGCGGGCGCAGGGTCTTAATGGAACGGCACATACCCCTACTATCCCGCTACCGGGGCAGCTCGGCCCCGGAGAGTTTCATGATCAAACCGGCTTGGAGGCGGGCCCTGAGCCCCGCGTCCTCGACGGTGTCCAGCAGCTCGATGGCCTGCTGGGTCGTCTCGGCCGCCCGCCGGTCGTCCCGCAGCGAGGCGGTCTGGTCTGCCATGTGCTTGAGCGCGATGTCGGCCCGCCGGTGGAAGAGCTGCCCGATCAGGGTGGTGACCAGTCCCGCCGAGCTCGTGACGATCCCCAGGTAGAGCTCCCCGCCGCCCTCGGCCTTCCAGACGGCGAGTCCGACCCCGAACAGCAGGATCGCCGCCCCGACCCCGGCGAACCGCTGGCTGGTCGCGAAGCTGCTGCGCGCCTGGGTCAGTCCGTAGGCGTAGTACTCCACGAGGATCGGTGTGAAGTCGTCCCGCCGGTCACCGAGCTGCGCCGCGGGGTGCTGGATCCCGCCGACGTCCTGGAACTTCCCGCCGCCGGGCACGACGGACGGCGTGTCGGCCTGGTCCGGCTCGGCGAGGTGCGCGAGCAGCCGCACCCGCTCCTCGTCGCGCTTCCGCTCGAATCCCGCCCCGAGGGACCGTTCCATCAGCGCCAGTGCCACGGCGACCACGGCCACGACCAACCCACCCCACGCGAGCTCGCCCATGCCCCGACGATCCCACGCCCCGGACCAGCGGCCAAGAGAGCGTCCGCCTCCCCAAATGCGGATGGACCGTACCGAACCTAGACTGACCGAGGCATGAACCGTCGCTGACGAGGGAGACCACGACCATGGCGAAGCGAGGCAACAAGCGTCGGGCCCGCAAGAAGAAGAAGGCCAACCACGGCAAGCGCCCCAACGCCTGAGCGAACAGCCCGAAAGACCCCCGCCCGTGACCGGCCGGGGGTCTTCGCGGTTCACTTCCTCTTCCGCAGCTTCCGCATCTTCGCTTCGGCTTCCTTCTTCTTCCGCTGCGCCACTGCGTAGCTGGACCAGCCGCCCTGATGAAGCTGGCACCTGGAGCTGTTCACCATCGCGGGCTTGGTGCACGGCCGTCCCGCGGCCGTCTGCGCCCCACACCTGGGCCGAGTCACGCTGCCCCCTCCTCCGACACGGCGACGGCCCCCCGAATGCTCTCGCCCGTCGCTCCCTCAGGGAAGGCGCAGAACCACGCGGCCGGAAGCACCCCCGGCACACGCGGCCGCGCTCGTCAGGCGCCCGTCGCCTCGTCAGCGAGCGGTGGATGCGGGCCCCGCGAATCGGCACTCCTCATCGGTGTCCTCGGCAGGAAGGATGGACACGAGATCCCCGGACAGGTCGAGCTTGTAGCGCGCGGCGATGACGGCGAGCTGGATCCCGAAGACCGCTCGCAGTTCGCCGAGCGCGGCCCCGAACACGACGCCCTCGCGGCGGCCATGTACGTACCCGCCATGGTCGGTACCTACGGTGTCCAGGAACCGGCGGCAGGCGGCACGCATCGCCTTGAGGTTCTCGGCAAGTTCATCGCCCGTGTCGGGCTCCATCAGGATCTGGGTCAACGTCTCCCTGATCCTCAGGACCGATGCGACGCAGTGTCCCGCCTCGTCGACCGAGTGCTCAAGACGGGACATCCTGAGAACCCGCCGGTCCTCCAGGTACACGAGGACCTTCTCGGCAACCGCTCGTTGCGGGAGCGGCAGCTCCCAGTCCACACCTCCGAGCGGTGTACTGAAACCCTTGATCCGCCGCATGATCTCTAAAACCTTCACGCCCGGCATACTAAGCAGGCCGGTGAGCCTGCGTTGCGGCGACGACAGGCACGTCGAGAAGTAGCAACGTCCGCTCCGTTGAGTTCGTTTGGGCCGCTCAGGTCCGCACGAGGCTCGCTGCCGGCGGCGACGAAGCCCTACTGCGCCTCAACAGAGGGCGGATCCAGAACACTGATCTCCCTGATGAAGAACTCATCGAAGTCATCCGCGCGCTCGTACAGCACGTTGAACCCGTTCGTGACCTCCTGGATCAGCGCTTTATCAGTGAAACGATTGGATCCCATTGCATTTCCGTCGTCATCGTAGAGCACCTCATACATTGCAACGTCCCCCAGGATCACCACCTCGGGAACACAACGACTCTCCTCGATTTCCGAGATCTTTCGAGCGTCGAGAACCCTGATGTTGTCACCCAGTTCGACACGCAGGCGCAGAACGAAGAGCTCCCATTGCACGTACGGGGTGACCGGGAACTCCACCACACGAAGACGACGCTCCAGAATTCCCAGCCGAGCCGCTTCGCGGAATTGCTGCGCATAGATGCTGCGCTTTTCGCCGATCAGAGAAAGCGAACGCTCCCAGTCACCGGCAGCGAAGGCCTCCCAGCTGGGGAATCCACGCTCTTTGAACTCTTGCCCTCGTTCAAGCTTGTTCAGGTACGTAATCCCGCTCTCGTAAATACGGCGGAAGTCCGCATGGTACGCGGGGCGGTCCATGCGCTCGGAGACCCCGAGCGGGAAGGAATCAAACATTCAGGATATCCTGTTTCGCTGCGATCAACATGCTTCTCCCCAAGCGTCTCTTGAACGTCGTGGCCGGATCAGCTTCCCGCAGCCTGCTCATCACCATCGCGCCCTCGGCTGGTCCGGCATTTGGGTACTGTAGCGCCGCACGCAGCGGCCAAGCCATGCTTTAGCAGAACATGATGCGATGGCAGAGTGGCACTCGGCTGTCCCGTCCAGCTCGGCTTCCTTTCTCAGCAAGTGCCCGGTCCCTGGACGATGGAGACCTATAGGCTCCGTCTCAAGGAAGACGAAGGAGCTGATCCCATCGACCAGGGAGCCGATGCTTTGTCACTGGAGGATCCCCGGCACCTGGCATTCGACTCGTTCGAGAGCCGCGGCCTGCCTGAAGCGGCAGTTCGCCTGCTCGAGGCGACCGTGCCAAGCATTGCGGATGCGGGCCCGCACGATCCGATGAATCGGTTGTTAGTACCTCACATGCTCGTCTTGCTGCAACGCGTCAGCGACCCGCCGACAGTGGCTACCGCGCTGGTTACGGCAATCAGACTGTGCACCGCTTTGCACCGTACGGGTGACTACCCGTCCGCCTGGGAAACAGCCCAGACCGCTGCAGACCTTGGCGAAAAGCGACTCGGCGTGGAGCACCGCCTCGTACTGGCTGCCCGCTCCAGAGCCGGCCGGGCACTCTTTCGGCTGGGCAGGTACAACGAGGCCGAGCTGCTGCTCAGCCGTATCCGCGAGGCACAGGAGCGGCTGTTCGGGGCCGACGATCCTGACACGCTGGACACCTGCCACGGCCTTCAACTCGTACTCGGAAACCTCGGGAAGCGAGACGAGGCCATCTCGCTTCTCCGGACGACGGTTGCCGGTAGACGGAGGGCACTGGGTTCTGATCACCCACTCACGTTGCGCTCTCGCTCAAGCCTGCTGGTACTGCTGTCCGCGTCTGAGGTCCGCGCTGAAGAAGACGGAGCCCTGCTGTCCCTTCCCTCGGAGTGCATCCGACACCTCGGACTCGATCACACAGTGACCTTGGGCGCCTGTCACAACCATGCCTGGGCGCTGTACGGCCTGGGCCAATTCGACGAGGCCGATCAGGAGATGTGCCTGGTCGTCGAGGCATACCAGCGTCGATTCGGACCAGACCATCCGAACTTGCTGTCGGCCCAGCAACTATTCTCCCGCATCCTGGCTGCCCGGGGCGACGTGACTGCAGGAATCGACGTCATGAGAGATGTCGTGACAAAGCGAGAACGAAGCCTGGGAGTTGACCACCCGTTCACTGTTGCCAGCCGCCAACTTCTAGACGCGTTCAGGTCAGGCCGGTATCACCCCATAGAAGCCTGACCGGTATGCGGCAGCACCCCGTCGCAGGTGTGCGCCGCGCCCCTGCGGTGGCAGCGGATCCGGCTGCACGACGCGCGCACGGGCGCGCCACCCTGCTGTTAGCGGCCGGTGTGGCACCCCGGGTGGTGACGGAGATTCTGGGGCACACTCGCAGATCGCCGGCTCGATGAACATCTACACCCACGTGGCCGACGGCGGCCGGCGCGAGGCGACGGGGCCACATGGACCGGCTGTTGCGCCGTCGGCGGCCTGCCGAGTAGGCAACTGCCGTCATCTGGAGCCGTCAAAGGCCCCCAGCCGTGATCGGCTGGGGGCCTTCGTGGTGGTGGGCGCGGACGGTTTCGAACCGCCGACATCTGCTTTGTAAGAGCAGCGCTCTACCCCTGAGCTACGCACCCGTGGATGAGTGGACAGCCTACATGGCGGGCACACCCCCCACGCAAACCCGTTCCCGTGGGAGAGAATGGACCGGGGCATGGCGGACGCGGTACGGGAGAGGCATTGTGACGACGGCATCCCGGCGGTGGTTCGGCGGGCGGGACGAGAGTCGGCGGGCGGATGCGCAGGCGGCGAAGGATGCCGCCGCGGCCGCGTTCTACGAGCTGGACACGGCGCAGCGGGATCTGCGGATCTCGATCGAGACCATCGCCGCGGCGGACGGGTCGCCCGCGGCGCGGCAGGCGACCGAGGGGTTCGCCGCGCTGGGGCGGCGGATCGACGAGGTCAGTCACGTCTACATCGAGGCGGTCGACGCGCACGATCTGGACCGGGCGGAGTTGGAGGCCTCGGTCGCCACGCGCGCGCGGGAGCAGCTGACCCGGGCGCGGGACGAGCTGGTGCGGGTCCAGGGGGAGCTGGAACGGTTCACGCAGGGGCTGCAGCCGCTGCTGGACAAGGCCGAGACGCAGCTGGCGCGGGTGGCGCCGGCCCGGGAGCGGGCCAGGGCGGCGCTGCTCGGGGCGAGTGAGGCGCTGGATGCGGTACGGGCCAAGGGGATACGGGCCGACGACCTGGCGGCGCGGCTGGCGGCGCTCGGCCCGGAGCTGACCAAGCTGAACCAGGGTGCGGCTCAGCACGGCGTGCAGGAGACGGTGCAGCGCGCCGACCGGATCCTGCGTGACGCGGAGGCCGTGCGGGCCGAGGCGGTACGGCTGCCCGAGCGGGCGGCGGAGATCGACCGGCGGCTGGTGAGTCTGCGGACGCGGGCGCAGGCGTTGCGCAACCGGGCGGACCGGGTGGATCCGGTGCTCAGTGAGCTGCGGCGGCGGTTCAGTGCGGCCTGCTGGCAGGACCTGCAGCACGTGCCGGAAGAGGCGGTACGGGACGTGGGGCGGGCCGAGGAGCAGCTGCGGGAGGCCGGTCAGGCGCGGGACGAGCAGCGCTGGGCCGATGTGGGGGCGCTGATCGAGGCGGTCCGCGGCTCGCTGGACGCGACGGACGAGGCGGTGTCGGCGGCGCAGGACCGGCTGACGCGGCTGGAGGCGGTGGCGCGGGATCCGCAAGCGGAGGTGGAGCGGACCCGTTTTGCGATCCGGGATGCGCAGCGGCTGGCGATGGCGGGGCGCAGCGTGCCGGATCCGCGGCACGCGCGGCCGCTGGACGACGCGGTGGCGCGGGTGGCGCGGGCGCTTTCGGAGCTGGAGGGGCGGCATCCGGACTACTGGGCGTTCCTGCTGGAGATGGCGGACGTACGGGCTTCCGTGAACCAGGTGGTGAACGGGATCCGGGCCGAGCGCGGGCACGCGTAGGCCGTCTCTCCGGGTCGTGGCGGCCGAGCCCGCAGCATCCGGCGGCGTGCCGCGCCGTGCCGGGCCGAGCCGTGCCGGGCAAGGCGGAGGGCGGCCCGTGTACTGGACGGCCTCGGGCGGCCCCGACAACGCGGCCGGTGCGGTGGCGGGGCGTCGCGGGCCCGGCGGGATCCGTGAGCGACGGCCCGAGCCTGCGCCGCGGGGCGCACCCGGTTGTTTCCGGGCGGGTGACGACGGATGCTGGGAGGTGCCGGGAACGGACCAGAGGAGGGCACCATGGCTGCCCGTACCTTCAACAAGTCTCCTGTGACCCATGAGCCCTACGTGGCTCATGCGGCGTACGGGTGCACGGAACCGCACGAGCACTACGCGCCCTACGTCGCCCACGAGCCCGATCCCGACGCGCCCGCCCCGCCGCGCTTCGCCGACACGGTCTCGCGGCGCATGGCCCGCGTGCTGCATCCCGTCAACGCGCAGCTCGACGATCATCTGCCGACCGATCACAAGCTCGGCAAGGTGTACCGGGTCGGGGCGGGGCTGACGGGTCTGCTGCTGGTGGTGTTCGGGATTCTGGGACTGGTCAACCAGATCGGCTTCTTCGACACCGGTGGGGACACCGTGCTGGCCCTGAACACCAACGGGGCGCTGAGCGTGCTGTCGATCTGCATCGGCGCGCTGCTGATCTTCGGGATGGTGGTGGGCGGTACCTTCGCCTCGACCCTGAACATCGTGCTGGGTGTGCTCTTCATCGCGAGCGGGTTCGTGAATCTCGCGCTGCTGGACACGGGGCTGAACTTCCTGGCCTTCAGGATCCAGAACGTGCTGTTCAGTTTTGTCGTCGGCGTGATGCTGATGTGGTTCGGGATGTACGGGCGGGTGGGCAGCGCCCTGCCGCACGACAATCCGTACTGGCGGGCCCGCCACCCCGAGCAGGCGGCCCGGGAGGACCGGGTGCGGCGCGTTCAGGGCCGGGCTCCGGTGATGCACGGCCGCTGCCCGTAGCCGGGCGGCGCTCCTTGGCGGGCGCGGTACGTAGCGCCCGGGCGCCGGGCGCGCTTAGCCTGTGCGCATGCCTCGATACGATTACCGCTGCCGGACCTGCGACGACACCTTTGAGGTCAGCCGGCCCATGGCCGAGTCCTCCGCGCCCGCCGACTGCCCGGCGGGGCACTCCGACACCGTGAAGCTGCTGTCCGCCGTCGCCGTGGGCGGTACCAGCAGCGCCCCCGCGCCCGCGATGGGCGGCGGAGGCGGCTGCTGCGGTGGTGGCGGCTGCGGCTGATCCCGGATCCGGCGGAGCCGCAGGAGACCCCGTACCCCGGAAAGCCGCCGGAGCCTCCCGGGCCTCCCGGGCCTCCCGAGTCTGCCTAGCGCTTGCGCGAGAGCGTCAGGCCGTCCGAGATCGCGAGCAGGACGGATTCCATGCGCGGGTCCGCCGACACGTGGTCGTTGAAGGCGCGGACTCCGGCCGCCGCGCCCATGGCCGACTCGTCGAGGACCGTGCCGTGGTACAGCGTGTTGTCGGTGACGATCAGCCCGCCGGTACGCAGTCGCGGCACGAGCTCCTCCCAGTAGGAGATCTGGCTCTGCTTGTCCGCGTCCACGTAGGCCATGTCGATGTGCGGTTCGGCCGGCATCGCGCGCAGGGTCTCCAGCGCGGGCGCGATGCGCAGGTCGATGCGGTCGGCGACGCCCGCGTCCTCCCAGGCCTGCCGGCCGTAGCGCGTCCACTCCTCCGAGACGTCGCAGGCGATGAGGCGGCCGTCGGCGGGCAGTGCCTGGGCCATCGACAGGGCCGAGAAGCCCGTGAAGGTGCCGACCTCCACGATGTGGCGGGCGCCCGTCAGCCGCACCAGGAAGGCCAGCAGCGGCCCCTGCTCCTCTGCCGACTGCATCCCGGCCACGTCCGGGAACTTGGTGTACGTCGTCGCCACCAGGCCCCGCTGGACCCGGTCCAGCGGGGGGTTGTGGTCGAGCATGTACCGGTACAGCTCGTCCGTGATCTTGGTGCTGTTGCCCTTGGTCATGCGTCCAGTCTGCCCAGTCGGGCGGCCTCCCGGGCGAATGCGCGCACGATTTCCTCGCCCGCCAGGACACCCGCCGCAGCCAGTGCGGTCACCGTCGGCGCCGTCCAGGCCGCGTCGGCCAGTTCGCCGTGGCCCGGGCGCCAGGCCGCGTCCGCCGCCAGCAGCAGGTCCGCGTCCAGCAGGGAGTCGCCGGCCGCGAGGGTGGTGGAGGCTCCCGTACGGCGGGCGACCTCGCGCATCGCGGCGCTCTTGGTGAGCGGGCGCGGGACCGCGTAGATCTTCCGGCCCTGGAGGGAGACCGTCCAGCCGCGGTCCTCGGCCCACCGGGTCAGGGACTTGAGCCATTCGTCCGGGACCAGGGCCCGCTCGACGACGAGGTACGTGAAGAGGTCCTCCGCCAGGCGCGCCTTGCGCAGCCACGCCGGGTCGGCGGTGGCCAGCAGGTGCTGGTGCACCTCCTCCAGGGGTGCGCACTCCTCCGCCAGGCGCGCCGCGACCTGCCTCCGCCAGTCCCGGTCCGGGACCCCGTCGACGAGCAGCTGCCCGCCGTTGGCGCAGATGGCGTACGGGGCCGGGCGGCCGGGGAAGCGGATGCGCTGGTACTGCTTGCGGGTCCGGGTGGTGGTGGGGACGAAGACCACCGAAGGATCGGCCGTCAGCTCCGCCAGCAGTCCCGCCGCCGTCTCCGTCATGTAGGACAGCGGCTTGCTCTCGTGGACCTCGACGCACAGCAGCCGGGGGGCGGCCGGGTCGGGCATGGTCAGGCCGAGGGCGGCCGCCGAGTAGATGAGCGTACGGTCGAGATCACTGGCTACGAGGACAGTCACTTCGAGGCCACAGCCTTTCCGTCGGCGCCGGTGGCACCGCGCGTGTATCGGGGGTGGATGAGTCCTACGCACGTGTAGGGCAGCCCGTCGACTTCTTCCACCGGGACGCCGCGCTGCTCGGCGAGCAGCCGTACGTGGTCCAGGTCGGCCCCGGCGCCGCGCTGCGCCAGGATCTTCCACGGCACCCGGCGCAGCAGGACACGGGTGGTCTCGCCGACGCCGGGCTTGACGAGGTTCACGTCGTGGATGCCGTACTCCTCGCTGATCCGCTCGACCGCGGCCCAGCCCTCCCAGGTGGGGGTGCGGTCGGCGGCGAGGAGTTCCTTGACCTCCTCGCCGACGGCGTCGGCCACCTCGTCGAAGTGGGCGGCGACGGTGTCGACGAACGCGACGGAGACGTCGGCTCCGGCGAGCTCGCGGTAGAACTTCGCGCCGTGGAAGTCGGCGGGACCGACGAGGTCGGACCTCAGAACCGTACGCGAGACGAGACCGGAGACGGTGGAGTTGAGACAGGCGGAGGGGATCAGGAAGTCCTCCCGGGTGCCGTAGGTGTCCACGCAGGAGCCCGGGTCGGCGAGGACGACGATCTCCGGGTTGAAGCCCTCGAACTCGGCGAGGGCGTCTCGCAGCTCGCGGGTGATGGCACCCTTGCCGGTCCAGCCGTCGACGAAGACGACGTCGGCCGGGTCGTGGTGGGCGGCCAGCCAGCGCAGGGCGTTGGCGTCGATGCCGCGGCCGCGCACGATGGAGACGGCGTAGTGCGGCAGGTCCAGGCCGTGGCGGGCGCGGGCCCAGCGGCGCATCAGTACGCCCACGGGGGTGCCGGCGCGGGCCAGGGAGACCAGGACCGGGGACGGGGAGCGCTCGGCGAGGACGGTCTCGGTGACCGTGCCGACGGCCCGGGCCACGCGGACGGCGGAGGCGGCCAGCGCGCTGCCGTACAGCTCCTGGTACTGGGGGGACGGCTGGTACTCGACGGGCAGGGACTCGGCGTAGTGCGCGCCGCCGGCCTGTATCGCCTCCTCGCGTTCCTCCGTCGGCGCCTCCAGCTCGACGTCGGAGAAGTCCTGGAGCAGCCAGCCGACGTCCTCGGGGGCGTACGAGGAGAAGGCGGGTCCGCGCAGGGGCGCGCCCAGGGCCTCGCGCAGCGGCCCGCCCGAAGGCTCACGCAGGGTCGGCTCGGTGAGCGGATCGGTCAGCGGCTCGATGAGTGGATCGGTCAGCGGCTCGGTGGGCTCGGTCATGATCGGCTTCGGCTCCCGCCGGTCGGGTGTGTAGGACGGGACGACGGCCAGCACCAGGTGGCCGGTGTGCGGGGCGAGGGCCGCCAGCAGTCCCGCGTGCAGCTCGGGGGTGTCCCCGGCCGAGTCCACGACGGCGACGACGGCGTCGAAGCCGGCGCCGTCCGTGCGGTGGACGTTGTAGGCGTAGCGGTTGCCGGGGCCGTCGGCCGGGGCGTCGTGGGCCGGGAAGACCAGCCGGGTGCGGATGGCGTAGCCGGGGTCGTCGACGGCGAGCACGGGCGAGCGGGTGGTGGTCGAGAAGCGGACCTCGCGGGCCGCTCCCGCCTCCTCCAGGGCCTTGGCGAGGCGCAGCGGGGCGTACATCAGCTCCTCGTTGCCGAGTACGAGGACTCGCCCGGGCCGGTCGCCGAGCGCGGCCGTGAGCTGCCCGGCCATCGCGGGCAGGGCCGCCTCCAGCGCGGCGCGGTGGGCGGTGGTGAAGCCGTGCCGGCCGCCGTCGGGGACGCCGGCGGGCCAGTCGAGCGCGACGCGTGTGACCGGCGCCGGGCCGTCCGCCGGGGCTGCGCCCGGGATCCGGGTGGGCGCGGCCGCGGGCTGGACGGGCCGGTCCTCGTGTTCTTCCACCAGGGCCTGGCCGCGTTCCAGTACCCCCTCGGGGAGGGACACGGTTCCCGAGGCGAGGGCGATGAGGTCCACGCGGGCGCCCAGCTCGGCGGCGAAGGCGGTGAGCCGGTCGCGGTCGGCAGGCGAGCGCATGTCGACGAGGGCGACGACGACGTAGTGCGAGCGGGGGTGGCGGGCGTGCAGGTCGCGGATGGTGTTCAGGACCGTGTTGCCGGTGGAGAACTCGTCGTCGACCAGGACCAGGGGCCCGCTGCCGGCGAGCAGCAGCGGGTCCTCGGGCAGCAGCAGGTGCGAGGTGGCGTGCGAGTGCGCCTCTTCGAAGCCGCCGGCCGCCCGGACGCCCGGCACGGGCCGGCGGGTGGAGTGCAGGTAGGGGGCGAGGCCGAGGCCGTCCGCCACGCAGTGGCCGAGGCCGGTCGCGGTCTCGGCGTAGCCGAGGACCACGGCGGCCGCGGCCCCGTCCTCGCCGAGGAGGGCGCGGACGCGTTCGCCGAGGCCGAAACCGGCGGCGTGGACGACCGCCGGGGACTGCGGGACGTGCTTGCCGAGGACCTGCGAGACCAGCAGGTGGGCGCGCTTGGGGTTGCGCCGCAGGGCCAGTCCGAGCAGCTCGGTCAGCGGCGGGCCGTCACCGGAGTCCGCCAGGCCCACGCCCAGCCGGTCCGCGACCCAGGTTCCCGACCACACCTCTTCGATCGTCTTGCCTTTCCTCGTGGTCTTCATTGTCCGTGCCGGTGCGGGCGTCCGCGCGGGCGTGCTCACACCTGGAGCCCGGCCGTGAGCAGGTCGACGAAGCCGACCTCCTCCTTGGCCACACCGAAGACCTCGGCGCGCAGCATGGTGCGCTCCGCCCAGGCCCGGTGGGGCTTCACCTCGTTCATCTTGTTCGTGTAGGCGCTGCGCATCACTCCGCCGCCGCCGCGCTCGGGCCGCAGGATGTCCTGCGCGTCGCAGAACTCCTCGTGCGAGACCACCGACAGCGCGTGCACGGGCGTGACGTGGGCGGGGTGGATGCAGGTCTTGCCGAGCAGTCCGTTGGCCCGGTCCAGCTCGATCTCGCGCAGCAGTCCGTCCAGGTCGTGCTCGATCAGGGCGGTGCGCAGTTCCTCCACGCCCTCCTCCAGGAAGGGGCTGCGGCGCAGCTGCGGCTTGAAGAGGCGCTGCTGGCTGCGGAAGTACTCCCAGACGGGGCCGGTCACCGTGAAGCCGGTGCCGTCGGCGCGGCTGAGGACGTTGACGACGTCCGCGATGACGCCGGCCACGATCTGGACGTCGTAGGCGGTCATGTCGGGGGTGCGCCGCAGTCCGTAGGCGGAGCAGAAGTCGGTCACGCCGAGCCGCAGTGCGAGGACGCGCTCGCGGTGGCTGTTGACCGTGCGGGAGATGCCGGCGAGGGCCAGGGCGCGGGTTTCGAGGTGGAGGAGGTCCGGGGTCTCCAGGACCGGCATGGCGTACAGGCGGGGCAGCCCGGCGACCGCCTCGGCCTCGGCGACGGCTTCGAGGAAGGCGATTCCGCGCCTCTCGTCGAACTTGGGGAGTACGAATCCGGCCAGGCGCCGCACGGAGCTGCCCAGCCGGCGCACCAGGTCGGGTATCTGCTCGGGCGTGCGGACGCGGATGAAGAGCAGCGGGAGCTCTCCGCCGTCGTCGTCGAGCTCGGAGAAGTGCCGGACGAGGTTCTCCTCGGCTCCGGTGACGTCGCCGTCGCTGATGGAATCCTCCAGGCAGAGGACCATCGAGACGACTCCGCGGCCGGCCTGCTTGCGGACGTCGGCCGCGAGCGTGGGCCGGGTGGCCGGGCTGTAGAGGGTGGCTCCCAGG encodes:
- a CDS encoding HpcH/HpaI aldolase/citrate lyase family protein; the protein is MRHFGHITPTVRKDLFHQEPAEFTGASPSRVLAAALGATLYSPATRPTLAADVRKQAGRGVVSMVLCLEDSISDGDVTGAEENLVRHFSELDDDGGELPLLFIRVRTPEQIPDLVRRLGSSVRRLAGFVLPKFDERRGIAFLEAVAEAEAVAGLPRLYAMPVLETPDLLHLETRALALAGISRTVNSHRERVLALRLGVTDFCSAYGLRRTPDMTAYDVQIVAGVIADVVNVLSRADGTGFTVTGPVWEYFRSQQRLFKPQLRRSPFLEEGVEELRTALIEHDLDGLLREIELDRANGLLGKTCIHPAHVTPVHALSVVSHEEFCDAQDILRPERGGGGVMRSAYTNKMNEVKPHRAWAERTMLRAEVFGVAKEEVGFVDLLTAGLQV